The Pseudodesulfovibrio sediminis genome includes the window ACAGACGCACATCCTCATCCGTGAACTCGGGCGGCGTCACCGACACACCCAGCCGTTGCAGGAGCATGATGGTGGCCGCGAGCTGTTGGTGTACCTTCCAGCCTATCTGTCGGATGGACTTGCTGACCTCCACGGCCATGGCCGGAATGCCATGTTCGGACAGGGCATAGCAGGTCAGGGATTTGCGCATCTCAGGGTAGTCGGTGCCCTGATCAAAGGTCTTGGTATTGAAAAGCTTGAACTGGTAATCCCGAGAGTGAATCTTGCCGTTGAGCTCATTCAGCACGGAGTTGACGGTATGGGCCAGATCGATTTTGTCGAAAACCAGGGTGTCCACGATGATGGACTGCCCGTACCGATTGGGGTTGCGCAGATTGTCCACATAGGTCGGGTTGTAGAAACCGCTTCCCTCATGGAGATGAATAAAGGCGTCGGACTGGGCCAGCAGAAACCGAATGACCCGCGCCACGCGGTCTTCGTAAAACCGATTGTAGTTCTGGTCGAAGCGGCGATTCATATCCACATTGATCTGCCGTTTGCGCAGATTGATGGACGGAACATTGGCACGGGGCAGTATGATGATGTTGCCACGGGTAACCTTGGCCTGGGTCAACAGCTGGGCCGTAATGAAACCGGAAGTCTCATCGCCCTGAATACCGCCCTGCACCATGATGGTCGGCCCGGGCAGCTCGCCCTGAAGATAGACGACCTTCAGCGGATACTGGGTACCGGAAAAGAAGGAATGCTCCCACGACCCGGCAAGGGCCGGAGAGGCACAGAAAAGAAGACTCAGGCTAAGAGCTGAAAATATGATAAAAAGGGTATGTTTCCGCAAAGATGACATTGCCGTCCTTCCCCTTAATCTCCAACCGCAACCCGAAAAAATCCTTTTTCCCCATGCCGTCAGGGAGAAGGAAGGAGGTCTGGATGCGTTTGAAGCGTTGAATTTGGAATGACAGATCGTTCTTATCGGCACTGATCTCCATGGCCTTTCCTTCCTTTGTCACAAAGGAAAGGTCGGCCTGCCCGCCCATGGGCTTGGTCGCCTGGAGATTGTTGAGCTCGAAAGACAGGGTAAACTTGCGGTTGACGAGTTTGGCCTGGAGATTTTCCACTCCCACCTGACGGGTGTCCACACGCACGAAAACCTTGTTCAAATCGATTTCTACCGGAACGTCCTGCTGTTCCACCTCGGTTGAAGCCGCCGAAAGCAACGATTGCAATTCAGTGGGGTCGTAGGATTCGAGAATTTTCTCCATATTACCCAACCGTTCCAACCGGACCTCGGCATCCACAAGACGCTGTTCCAAGTCTTTGTTCTCTGTCTGAAGCGTCGTGTTCACGTTGAACCCGCGCACACCCATGTAGATGCCGCCGGCAGCACACAGAAAGAGAAAAACCTGAGTAAAAACAAAGACGCGAAGCCAAAACGGGCTGACACGATATCGGGTCACATCCCGATCATCACGCATGAATAGAACGCTATATTTTGAATCGCTCATCTACCCCGTCTCCACTGCTCACTGCCGATTTTCCACTTGTCACCATCTGGAGTCAGAACCATGGTTTTTCGTCCCACATCGCTATATCCACCAGCATTTTCAAACACCTGAACAAACGCTACCCGGAGCCCCTGAGGATGCAGAGTCACCTGCAAGTCATCAATCTCAACCGTAACAGGTGCAGTCTTAGCCCACAATGTCTTTTTGTAATTAGCAATGCTAGTTAGCCCCTTCCTGTTCCCCTGTACAGCCTGGGAGTCATAAAAGGCGGTGTAGCTGTCCAGGTCGGTAGCCAGCCATGCGGCCCGCCATTCATCAACCAGCGCTCTGGCCTCTTTCGATTTGATGGCCAGATATTTCTCTTCCATGGTTTCGGTGGCCGGGGCGAATTCACGGCCAACGATACGCCACTGGCCGGATGCATCCTGTTGCCAGTAGAACCGTTTACCTGTCGTGGAGACATGCCCCAGAGTGCGGTAGAACTGATCGAACCAGGTCACCCAGTAACCAGGGCCGGGAATGGCGCGGAAGTTATCCACCATGACATGAATCCATGGTTTGGAGGCAAAGAGTCCCTGTTTGTGTGCCACGAAACCGGCGAAGCTCCGCCCCTCGGACACGGTCATCATCTCCGCATTGTAGTGACTGAAGAATTTTTCGTCCCGGTGCTCCCAGTCGGAAGCCCACGCCGCAAGCTCTTTGGACAGGACCTGGGCGGTCACTTCGCTTTCCCCCGGCTCCTTGGACCAGGCCAGGTCCGAGGCGATGACCACGGGCGTGCCGTAGGTCAGGTCGGTGACCATGTCCTGCATGTCCGGCACCTTGAGCGCCACGCAGCCGAGCGTATCGCGGGGCACGAACTTCTTGCCCCGACCATGCAACCAGATACCGCCGCCGGTCTTGCCGTGAATGCGGTCAATAGGGTTGGGGTAATTCAGGGAATACGCAATGTTGCCGTAGAGATCCCAGTCGAGCGTCCGATCAATACGGTGCCCCACGAAATAGATTCCCTCCGGGGTGCGCAGGTCACCTTCGATGGACTTGTCGCCCACCATCTGCCCCGTGGTGCAGGGGAATCGCCGAACCTCACGCAACGGGGATTTATGCTCCAGCATGATGATCTGCTGAGAAGCCTTGTCCACGGCAATGATCCGGTCGGGACCATAGGTATGCGATGAGAGTGTCGGCGCCCAGCCGTCAGCCAAGGCCGCACCTGCGGTCATCAAGAGTATCAGAACTAAAAAGACTATACGCATGACAGAGCTGTATCCACTCCTCGCTTGACGAACCCTGAACCCGACACGCCCCCCCCCGGCGAGCCTACCTATTTGCCTGCGGCCAAAAGCTCCTGACGGGTGAAAATGGAACTGAGCTCAAGCCCGGCTTCCTTCAACTTTTCACGTCCGCCCTCTTCTCGATCCAGCACAGCCAGTACGCCCACGATCTCCAGGCCTGCATCCCGCACGCGCTGGGCTGCCGTGATCAGCGTACCACCTGTTGTGCACACGTCCTCAAGCAGAACGACCTTGTCCCCATCACTGAAGTTGGCCAACCCTTCAAGATACTGATCGGTTCCGTGTCCCTTGGACTTCTTGCGAATGATGAATCCCGGCAAAGGCCGCCCTTCCAGGTGGGACACAACGGTCACCGCCGTGATCAGGGGGTCTGCGCCAAGGGTCATACCGCCCACGCCGTGCACATCAAATTCCTTGAGCATCTCGAAGAAAAGACGCCCGATGAGGTAGCCGCCTTCGGCATGCAAAGCGGTCTGCTTGCAGTCGAAGTAATATTCACTTTTCTTGCCGGAAGTCAGTGTAAAATCTCCCTCTTTGTACGAGAGGTTCAGGAGAAGTCTGGCAAGTTTTGTTTTCAATTCCATCATGTCTATTTATCCTCGAAGACCCGGCTGAAGACAACTTCCTCGTATCGTGTGTAATACGAGGGGTCGAAAGCTTCGTCAAGGTCGTTATTTTTAACGTGTTTGTTTACTTCGGCATCCACACGGATTTCGTCCTCGAACTGGATGCGCTCCTTCCAGCATTTCATGGCGACTTTCTGCACCATCTCATAGGCTTCCTGGCGCTTGAGGCCGGTGTTGATGAGTTTGTTCAACACCCGCTGAGAGTAGAAAAGCCCAAAAGAACTCAGGAGGTTACGCTGAATGACATCTTCCTTGACCACCAGCCGTTCCAGCACGCCGGACAAGCGGCTGAGCATGTAGTCGATCAGAGCAGTGGTGTCGGGCATGATCACGCGTTCCACGGAAGAATGCGAAATATCACGCTCGTGCCACAGGGCCTGATTCTCCATGGCGGCCAGGGAATTTCCGCGGATGACGCGGGACAGGCCGCACAGATTTTCTGCGGAAATGGGGTTCTTCTTGTGCGGCATGGCCGAAGAGCCTTTCTGCCCCTTGGTGAAGCCTTCTTCCACTTCGGAAACTTCGGTCCGCTGCAGATGCCTGAGTTCGAGAGCGATACGCTCGACACCACCGGCCAGAATGGCCAGGGCCGAGAAGAACTGGGCATAGCGGTCGCGCTGGACGATCTGGGTGGAGTGGGGATCGGCTTTCAGACCGAGGATGGCACAGGTGCGCTCTTCCAGCTCCGGAGAAAGGTGGGCAAAGGTGCCGACCGCGCCGGAGAGTTTGCCCACGCGAATGGCTTCGCGAGCCGCGTCGAACCGTTCCTTATGACGCAGGAACTCGGCGTAGAAGCCGGTAAATTTGAGACCATAGGTGGTCGGCTCGGCGTGAATGCCATGGGTCCGCCCCATGCAGAGAAGCCCTTTGTGCTTGAAGGCCAGATCCTTGAGCACACCGAGGATGCGGTCAATACCCTGGGCCACGATATCGGCGGCTCGGGTCAATAACACGCCGTTGGCAGTGTCCACGATATCGGAAGAAGTACACCCGAGGTGAATGTAACGGGAACTGGGACCGACTTTTTCTTCCACTGCGGAAAGAAAGGCGATGACGTCGTGCTTGGTGGTCTCCTCGATTTCGAGGATGCGGTCCAGTTCGAAGTCCGCTTTTTCGTGGATTTCGTCACAGGCGTCCTGAGGCACTTCGCCCAGTTCGGTCCATGCTTTGGTCACGGCCAGTTCGACTTCCAGCCAAACCCGGAACTTGTTTTCCAGGGTCCACAACTCTCTCATCTCGGGACGGGAATACCGTTCAAGCATTATCTCTCTCACTTATGTTAATGTGCTGCATGGGGTATGGGCATAGTAGGGCAATGCGCCATGAAAACTCAAGGGGGGATATATCACAAAAAAAGGCAGCCGGTTGCTGCCTTTTTTCGCGTACTTTCTTAAGACGCGGAGCCTGCGCTTGAGGTGTCCGACTGTGCAGGACACTTGGATGCAGGAGCCGAGTCGGCCTTGGCCGAACTCTCACCGCCGCTTTCAGCAGGCTTTTGCGCTTCGCCGGGAGTACTCCCGCTCTTTGCTCCACCATATCCGTCGGCATACCAGCCCCCCCCCTTCAAATGAAAGGAAGAATGGGAGATGAGCCGTTTGGACTCACTCCCGCACTCGGGACATTCCATACTCTGTTCTTCAAAACCGGACTGCCATTCCTCGAAAATGGTCTGACAGGCCTGACATTGATACTCGTAAATGGGCATGACGGGAAACTCTCTTGATGCAAAGGAAAAACTGTTCAAAGTCGTCAACTGCAAGGCGCAAGAAAAATCCAAGGCCGACGCGTGTAATGCCACACGAGGATTTGGATTTCTTGCATCGCCACAGAAGGCGTGCTCAGGACAATGTGCTAAGCCTTGGCGGCTTTGGCTTCCTTGATTGCAGCCTTGATAGCTTTTTTGCGACGATGACGCTTGCGGTCGAGTTCTTTCATACGCTCATGTTTCTTGTGACGTGCCATATTGGTCTCCTTGATATTTCAGCCCGGTAAGGGCTTTTCTTTCTTGCGAGCCGCACTTCATATACCAATAGCGACCCACTTGTAAAGCGCAAAGGAGGCGGTTTTTCCTTGACTCAACCCGGCTTCATGTCCATATTCCCACCTCACCAAGACACTCACCAGACAAGGAAATGCATAATGATCAGAAGCGTCAGTATCAAGAATGCGGTCAAGGATGCCCTGGAAATCTTCCAGTTCGATCAGTGGATCAGATTTTATTTCGTTCAGGAAAAAGACAATGAACTGTTCGTCGATATCCCGAACGAAGTCATGGACACTATCAAGGAAAAAACGCCTGGACTGCACCCCTTTGCCGATCTGGTGAACAACGCGGTCACCGATTACAAACGCTCCCAGGACAATGTCTGCTCCTTCATCGCCGCCCGGCTGGACGGCCAGAAGTACGAAGCGACCATCCTGCCCCAGGTGTTCGACAACGCCACCTTCAAGGTGGAAATGTACATCTTCAACGTCTGGCTCAAGATGCACGAACAGCATCTGGACGAAGAATCCATGACCTTTGATGATTGGATGGAAATGTACGAAGGCTGGAACTCTCTGGAAGAAGTGGCCGAATACCGTTCCAAGCTGCTCGAAAGCGGAACCGATCCGCAGGTCCCGACCTGCAACACCGCTCAGTAGTTCTGCACAACGCACGCAAAAAGCCCCCGCGACCACTCAGGTTGCGGGGGCTTTTTGCGTTGGCCGGACAAGCCGACACGCTTACTTCTTCTTTTTCTTCTTTTTCTTGACGTCCTTCACCTTGCCGCCCTCACCCTTGATGACGATGATACGCTTTGACCCTTTGTCCGGGCTGGAGGCCACGAGCAAAGTCCCGCCCGGGCTGTGGTGCTCCACGGCCTGGGCCGGTGTCAGAATCAAGAGTGTGAGGACTATCGCCAATGCCAGTATCTTCACTCGGGGCCTCCGCTTCTGCTGAAGCAAGGGACGTGCCTAAAGCCAACCCACTGTCCCGCCTCATTATCCGTTTACCGCATGGGACAGTGTGCACCAAAAAATGCGCACCGAAACAAAAGTTTCCCATACGGTTCAAACATATCCGCGCCCTGCGCCACGTGTCAACGTGCATCAATACCGGATACGATCATCCAGATACAGGGTGAGCACCGCCTCATCGATGGCCTGCCGGGCGTGTTCGTCCGCCGGTTTCACATAACCCACGAACGTCAGCATGCCTTTGCGCGTGTAGACGACATAGGTCAGACACCGCAGCAGCTCCCCGTTTCGGATCACTTCGGTCTCAAGACGCAGCGTCTTTTTTTCCTCGAAATACCGGGCGCTCTTCAAGGTTGTGCGGGTGGAATCTGCAGGATCGTGTTTGGCAACCATTCTGTGCAGCGACCGGACCAGAAAGCTGTTGAAATTGGAGATGTCCGCGGCCTGCATCTTGCGGCCGTCCTTGACCTCCACAAGCAGGCTGCACCGCTGGTCTTCGGCAGCGCTGACATACCCGGCTTCCCACGAAGTGTCGTCTCCCTGAACAGGCATCGTACAGGTGTGCTTGGCCCAGTCCAGATACTTCGACGAAGCCTCCGCCCAACTCGGCGGCAACCAGATCGTATACCCTATGTCTTCGTTATAATAAAATGAAGAAGCCCACGAAGAGGTGAACAACACCAAAGACCCCAAAAGGGTGACAAGGAAAAAAAGCGGACGCATGAAAACCTCGACTTCACGGCTGTGAAGCGGTCAGAGCAGATTTCCCTCATACCTCGGGCGAGCAAAAATGGCAACCGCCAACAAGTTGCCGCACACACCTTTCTCTCACTTCCCCCAAAGCTGCGCGGCCTTTTTTGATCAAACGGCGCCGCCACCGCAGACACCCACACGAGTACAAAAAAACCCCGCATTGAAACGCGCCTTTTCCCCACTTGTGACATACGACCGATCAAAGTGTTTTATCCTCTTCCCACAAGCTCTTTTTTGTCATATATTATATACAACCGGAGAAAAAAAGAGACGGAGGTCTACAATGAAGAGTTTCACCTGCATCATCGAAGGAAAGGTCACCGGCGGCAACTTCCAATCATGGGTTCTCGATGCAGCGACCCAACTCGAGCTCAAGGGATGGGTACGCAACATCGCCAACAACAAGGCTGAAATACTGGTACAGGGGACTGAGGAGGCATTCGGCACGCTTCAGGCCCGGCTTGAAGCAGAAGCTCCCGTACCGGACATGCGGCCCGTGAAGGCTTCGGTCATAGACTATGACAAGGAACATGATCACTTTGAAATCCGGGGCTAATATTCGCCCGAGCACTTTCCGTTGCCTGGCTGCCTGTTCACCAGAATAGGCGGTCAGGCAACACTTGCGTCGGGCCATGCACAACATTGCTCTGTTTCACCGAATGAATTATGAGGAGTGTCATGCCCAAGGTCCGCCAACTCACCATCGCCACCAAACTCATGATCTGGGCGAGCGCGTTGATCATTGTCTTTTTCGCCACCTCAACCTACCTCTTCAAGCAGGTCCGCCAGGACGCCGAAATCTCGAACCGTCTGGTCAATGTCCACCATGACCTGGATTCCGCCATTCAGCGCATGCTGGAGCGGCTGTATTCGGTACAGGACAATATCCGCCGCTACCGCCTGCTGGGCGGGGATGAACAGGCCGTGGATTTCATTGTCGAGGACCTGACCCGCTTCGGTGAAATTCTGAATGAAACATTGAAAAAACACCCGGACCACACTGAAGAGTGGAAGACGCTGACCGCGGAATACGAAATCACTCTGGACCCCGGCGAAACCACGGACGACAACCTGACCCCCAACGCCACGGTTCGGGAGTGGACGGATATTCTGGAACAATCCCTGTTCGACAATGTTGCTGACACCGAAATGGTGTTGACCGAACTCCATATGGCCGGGAAGCGGGCTTCGGATATCGGCCTGTACGGGCTGATTTTCTGCCTGCTCATAGGCATACTGGGCAGCCTGGGGCTTGCCTGGTCCCTCAACCGATCCCTCTCGGAAGTACAAAAAGGTATCCGTGAGCTCGGCACCGGAGCGCCTCCACGCGATGTCCGCATCCTCTCCAAGGATGAACTGGGCGAACTCGCCCTGGCCTTCAACGCCATGGCCGCCCGACTCCGACGCGAGGAGCGCATGCGTGCCGATTTCATCGCCATGCTCTCGCATGAAATCCGCACCCCGCTGACATCTGTTCGGGAATCCGTGGACCTTATCGAATCCGGCGCATTCGGCGAGGTCAATGAAAAGCAACGCAAGTTCCTGCGCATCGCGGAAAAGGAATCCGCCCGGCTCTCGAACCTGCTGACCCGCCTGCTCACGGTTTCCCGCATGGAATCACAGGAACTGGTGCTCTCCATGCAACCGCTGGACGGGCAGCACCTTGTCGCCTCAACCCTGGAACGGCTGACCCCGGCGGCACAGGCCAAGGACATCACCCTGACCTCCGAACTGAGCACGCCCTTCACCCTTGAGGCAGACCAGGAGCACATTCGTCAGGTACTCATCAACCTGGTGGGCAATGCCATCAAGTTTTCCCCGGAAAACACGACTGTCACCGTCACCGGAGCGACGACCCCGGACAACGCGACCTTCTGCGTTCGGGACAACGGTCCCGGCATCGCCGAAGACGAGCAGAAGCGTGTGTTCCACAAATACTACCGAGAGCCGGAGGTACGGGACAGCGTGGACGGCGCGGGCCTCGGCCTGGCCATCTCCAAACGCATCGTCCTCGCCCATGGCGGCCGCATCTGGGTCGACAGCGTCCCCGGCAACGGCGCGACGTTCTGTTTTACCCTGCCCATCAAGCCTTCAAAGGATACCGCATGACCACAAAGCTCGATATACCCACCATACTGGTGGTGGATGATGACGAAAACATTCTCCAGGTGCTGGAAGCACGACTGCTCTCCTCCGGCCTGAACCCTCTGCTGGCGGACCGGGCTGAAACAGCGCTGGAGATGCTGGCCGGAGAACAGGTGGACTGCATTGTCTCCGACGTGAAAATGCCCGGCATGGGGGGGCACGGTCTGCTCAAGGAAGTGCTGGCCAACTGGTCGCATATACCCATCATCATGCTCACGGCCCACGGCACCATCCCCGATGCCGTGGACTCCATCCAGGCCGGAGCGGCCGGGTATGTGACAAAACCGTTTGACGGCAAAGAGCTGGTGCGAAAAATTCGCAGCGTGCTGGAAGAGTGGCAGGAACCGACGCCCTCCAAACCACAGGCGACCTCTCCGGCCACGACAAAGACCTCGGACACAGCGCCTCTCTCTTCGAACAACGGCCTGTTGGGCGGCGTGGCTCCGTCCATGGCCCGATTCATGGAACTCCTGAACAGGGTCGCCAAATCCACGGTCACGGTCCTGCTGTTCGGTGAGTCCGGAACCGGCAAGGAAAAAGCAGCCCGCATCCTCCATGACGCCAGCCCTCGTGCCGACGGCTCCTGCGTCATCGTTGATTGCGGCTCAACACAACCGACTCTGTTGGAAAGCGAGCTGTTCGGGCACATCAAGGGATCCTTCACCCACGCGGTCAAAGACAAGAAGGGCCTCATAGAGGAAGCTGACGGCGGTACCCTGTTCCTTGACGAGATCGGCAATATTTCACCGGACATGCAGACCAGACTGCTGCGCTTTCTTCAGGAGGGCACCATCCGCAGGGTCGGCGACAACACGGAGCGCTCTATCGCGTGCCGGGTCATCGCAGCAACCAATGCCGACCTGCCCCGCATGGTGGCGGACGGCGAGTTCCGCGAAGACCTCTACTACCGGCTCAAGGTGGTCACCCTCACCATCCCGCCGCTCAGGGAACGCGCAGAAGACATCCCGGTCCTGGCCGAAGGATTCCTGACCGAGCTCTGTGCGGCCCAGGACCGCCCGACAGCCCGTCTCACGGACGCGGCCATGAAACGGCTCATGACCCATCCCTGGCCCGGCAACGTGCGCGAGCTGCGCAACACGCTTGAGGCAGCGCTGGTATTCTGCCAGGGCGACGTCATCGACGCAGACGACCTCCAGATCGAAGCGTTGCCCGCCGGTTCAACCCTGTCGCAGGGGGCGAGCCTCTCGCTGGAGGACAACGAACGGGAAACGATCGTTCGCGCCCTCAAGGCCTCCGGCGGAATAAAAAAGGACGCCGCCGACCAGCTTGGCATCAGCCGTCGCGCCATCCATTACAAAATCAAGAAATACGGCATCGGAGAATCTGACATCTAACCCTTTATTATTTTATTTTGCCGCTATCACAGGCTTGCGCCATCCAAATGTATTGGTATATATAAACAGATCCACAAAGCCAAACAATGTGATGATTCTGGAGAGACATGAGCGACACAAATATTCTGCTTGAATCCGGCACCAACGAGCTGGAAATCGTCGAGTTTTATCTTGACGAATCCCGACCAAGCGGCAACTACCGGGGCTACTACGGGATCAACGTGGCCAAGGTGCTGGAAATTATCCAGATGCCCAGCCTGACCGAGATGCCGGAAGCGGCACACCCGGCCGTACTCGGCGCCTTCAATCTGCGCAACGAAATCATTCCGCTCATTGATCTGGCCATGTGGCTGAACAAGGACCGGGCCGACAGTGAAGCACCCAAGGTCATCGTCACCGAGTTCAATCGCACCAAATCCGCCTTTCTGGTCTCCGGCGTCACCCGCATCCACCGTATCGGCTGGCAGGAAGTGGAAGCACCCACCAAATATGTCTCTTCCCTGACGGTCAATTCCATCACTGGTGTGGTCAAGTTCACCGATCGCATCATCTTCATTCTCGACATGGAAAAAATCTGCATGGAGCTGAACCCCAACGCTGTGCAGCTGGAAGAACCCGACATCACGACCCCGGACGGGATCGCCCAAAAGGAATATCGCATCCTTCTGGCCGACGACTCCTCCATGGCCCGCAACATGATTGCCGGCATCCTGACCAAGGCGGGATTCATTGTTCACGCCGAAGAAAACGGACAATTCGCGTGGAACCACCTCATGCGGCTCAAACGGAAGGCCGAAGAATCGGGGCAACCACTGTCCCGTTTCATAAACCTGATCGTCTCCGATATTGAGATGCCGTCCATGGACGGCCACTCCCTGACCAGACAGATCAAGGAAGACCCGGAATTGCGTCATTTGCCGATAATCCTCTGCTCCTCCATCATCACCGAGACCCTGCACCACAAGGGTATCGCCGTGGGTGCCGACGACCAGATTTCCAAGGCTGAGCTCAGCGAATTGGTCAACCGCGCCTGCAAGCTCCTGGGAGACAGTGCATGCGAAACCGCATGAGAACCAACCCATGAGCCTTAAAATCGCTAAAAAATATTTTGCGTATGTGGCAAAGCAATTCCCGGTCATGTGCGCATCCGGTGCTTTTCCCATGCTGCCGCCCGTAACGGACTCCTCCAAGTGGATGGACAGATTGGATGATCTCTCGCAAAAAGGGATCGCCAAACACGTTGCCACACTGACTCAATACAAAGAGAGCTTCCTGAATTCTGCGGCCAAGGCCGCCTCTCCCGAGGCCGAAGCACAGGCGCAAGCGCTAGCCCTGAGCGCCGGCGGCGCCATCGCGGAGCTTGATCAGATCCGCGCTTGGGAAAAGATGCCCGAGCTTTACCTGAGTGTGGCTTTCACCGGCCTTGAACAGGCTGCGGACCTCCCTGCCAAAAACGACAAGGTTCTTCAGAAACGCTTCATGAAACGCCTCAGGGAGATTCCCGGCCTGCTGGAACAGGGTACCAACAATGTTGAAGCCATCAGTTCGTCCAGTCGAGCCACGTCCCAGACCATGATCCGGGATTGCGCCCGCTACCTGACCAACCTTGGCAACAGTGACCTCGGACAGGTGGGCAAAACCCCCAGATTTCTTGCCGACGCACTGGCCGCGCTCAAGGAGTACGACCGCTTCGTCACGACCAGACCTGAAGTCATGGATAATCAGGGGCCGTCTTTTGCCTATCTGGCAGAGCACGTCTACGGCACGGACAAATCTCCCGAACAGATTCTGGCCATTGCCGAAGAAGAGTGGGACTGCCGTCTGGCTTCGCTCGCCTGGTTTGAATCCGAAATCGGACAAGGCAAAGGCTGGCGTGAGCTGTACGACGAATATGCAGGGCCGGTCATTGACGACATGGAAGCGCTGGATGTTGTCATCCGGGAAATCCATCGCCTCCGCAATTTCGTGCTGGAGACCGCCCTGCCCGGCGTGTTTACCAATACCGGGCTGCGAATTGAGCCACAACCCCTGCACATGGCCTCGACCCTGCGCCCCATCCACCACGATCCGGCTCTGGGCGCCTGGGAGAACGAGCCGTCACGGTGTTATGCCTCCCCACAAATTTTTTCCGGGCGCGGCTTCCGGGACAACCCGATGCAACTGGCCAGAGCCCGTAAGGAATTCCCCTTTTCCGTGGCCAGCCAGACCTACCCGGGGCGGCACCT containing:
- a CDS encoding HAMP domain-containing sensor histidine kinase, giving the protein MPKVRQLTIATKLMIWASALIIVFFATSTYLFKQVRQDAEISNRLVNVHHDLDSAIQRMLERLYSVQDNIRRYRLLGGDEQAVDFIVEDLTRFGEILNETLKKHPDHTEEWKTLTAEYEITLDPGETTDDNLTPNATVREWTDILEQSLFDNVADTEMVLTELHMAGKRASDIGLYGLIFCLLIGILGSLGLAWSLNRSLSEVQKGIRELGTGAPPRDVRILSKDELGELALAFNAMAARLRREERMRADFIAMLSHEIRTPLTSVRESVDLIESGAFGEVNEKQRKFLRIAEKESARLSNLLTRLLTVSRMESQELVLSMQPLDGQHLVASTLERLTPAAQAKDITLTSELSTPFTLEADQEHIRQVLINLVGNAIKFSPENTTVTVTGATTPDNATFCVRDNGPGIAEDEQKRVFHKYYREPEVRDSVDGAGLGLAISKRIVLAHGGRIWVDSVPGNGATFCFTLPIKPSKDTA
- a CDS encoding FmdB family zinc ribbon protein, with amino-acid sequence MPIYEYQCQACQTIFEEWQSGFEEQSMECPECGSESKRLISHSSFHLKGGGWYADGYGGAKSGSTPGEAQKPAESGGESSAKADSAPASKCPAQSDTSSAGSAS
- a CDS encoding L,D-transpeptidase family protein, whose amino-acid sequence is MRIVFLVLILLMTAGAALADGWAPTLSSHTYGPDRIIAVDKASQQIIMLEHKSPLREVRRFPCTTGQMVGDKSIEGDLRTPEGIYFVGHRIDRTLDWDLYGNIAYSLNYPNPIDRIHGKTGGGIWLHGRGKKFVPRDTLGCVALKVPDMQDMVTDLTYGTPVVIASDLAWSKEPGESEVTAQVLSKELAAWASDWEHRDEKFFSHYNAEMMTVSEGRSFAGFVAHKQGLFASKPWIHVMVDNFRAIPGPGYWVTWFDQFYRTLGHVSTTGKRFYWQQDASGQWRIVGREFAPATETMEEKYLAIKSKEARALVDEWRAAWLATDLDSYTAFYDSQAVQGNRKGLTSIANYKKTLWAKTAPVTVEIDDLQVTLHPQGLRVAFVQVFENAGGYSDVGRKTMVLTPDGDKWKIGSEQWRRGR
- the purB gene encoding adenylosuccinate lyase, producing the protein MLERYSRPEMRELWTLENKFRVWLEVELAVTKAWTELGEVPQDACDEIHEKADFELDRILEIEETTKHDVIAFLSAVEEKVGPSSRYIHLGCTSSDIVDTANGVLLTRAADIVAQGIDRILGVLKDLAFKHKGLLCMGRTHGIHAEPTTYGLKFTGFYAEFLRHKERFDAAREAIRVGKLSGAVGTFAHLSPELEERTCAILGLKADPHSTQIVQRDRYAQFFSALAILAGGVERIALELRHLQRTEVSEVEEGFTKGQKGSSAMPHKKNPISAENLCGLSRVIRGNSLAAMENQALWHERDISHSSVERVIMPDTTALIDYMLSRLSGVLERLVVKEDVIQRNLLSSFGLFYSQRVLNKLINTGLKRQEAYEMVQKVAMKCWKERIQFEDEIRVDAEVNKHVKNNDLDEAFDPSYYTRYEEVVFSRVFEDK
- a CDS encoding chemotaxis protein, producing the protein MSDTNILLESGTNELEIVEFYLDESRPSGNYRGYYGINVAKVLEIIQMPSLTEMPEAAHPAVLGAFNLRNEIIPLIDLAMWLNKDRADSEAPKVIVTEFNRTKSAFLVSGVTRIHRIGWQEVEAPTKYVSSLTVNSITGVVKFTDRIIFILDMEKICMELNPNAVQLEEPDITTPDGIAQKEYRILLADDSSMARNMIAGILTKAGFIVHAEENGQFAWNHLMRLKRKAEESGQPLSRFINLIVSDIEMPSMDGHSLTRQIKEDPELRHLPIILCSSIITETLHHKGIAVGADDQISKAELSELVNRACKLLGDSACETA
- the pyrE gene encoding orotate phosphoribosyltransferase yields the protein MMELKTKLARLLLNLSYKEGDFTLTSGKKSEYYFDCKQTALHAEGGYLIGRLFFEMLKEFDVHGVGGMTLGADPLITAVTVVSHLEGRPLPGFIIRKKSKGHGTDQYLEGLANFSDGDKVVLLEDVCTTGGTLITAAQRVRDAGLEIVGVLAVLDREEGGREKLKEAGLELSSIFTRQELLAAGK
- a CDS encoding sigma-54-dependent transcriptional regulator → MTTKLDIPTILVVDDDENILQVLEARLLSSGLNPLLADRAETALEMLAGEQVDCIVSDVKMPGMGGHGLLKEVLANWSHIPIIMLTAHGTIPDAVDSIQAGAAGYVTKPFDGKELVRKIRSVLEEWQEPTPSKPQATSPATTKTSDTAPLSSNNGLLGGVAPSMARFMELLNRVAKSTVTVLLFGESGTGKEKAARILHDASPRADGSCVIVDCGSTQPTLLESELFGHIKGSFTHAVKDKKGLIEEADGGTLFLDEIGNISPDMQTRLLRFLQEGTIRRVGDNTERSIACRVIAATNADLPRMVADGEFREDLYYRLKVVTLTIPPLRERAEDIPVLAEGFLTELCAAQDRPTARLTDAAMKRLMTHPWPGNVRELRNTLEAALVFCQGDVIDADDLQIEALPAGSTLSQGASLSLEDNERETIVRALKASGGIKKDAADQLGISRRAIHYKIKKYGIGESDI
- a CDS encoding acylphosphatase — encoded protein: MKSFTCIIEGKVTGGNFQSWVLDAATQLELKGWVRNIANNKAEILVQGTEEAFGTLQARLEAEAPVPDMRPVKASVIDYDKEHDHFEIRG